A part of Streptomyces sp. NBC_01451 genomic DNA contains:
- a CDS encoding heme ABC transporter ATP-binding protein, translated as MHVRLGAREVLAGVDVTVRAGEVLALVGPNGAGKSTLLGALAADLPAAAGVVRIHGRSTEKWSAAELALRRAVLPQAAALSFPFAVEEVVRMGRAPWAGTEREGEDDVAVAAAMGAAEVAEFAVRPFSALSGGERARVTPARVLAQRAPLLLLDEPTAALDLRHQELVLRVCRERARAGDAVVVVLHDLGLAAAYAHRVAILSAGRVVADGPPDRIFDERVLSEVYRRPIEVFPHPRTGAVLISPVRHS; from the coding sequence CTGCACGTACGGCTCGGGGCGCGGGAGGTGCTGGCCGGTGTCGACGTGACCGTCCGCGCCGGAGAGGTGCTGGCCCTCGTGGGGCCCAACGGGGCCGGAAAGTCGACCCTGTTGGGCGCGCTCGCCGCCGATCTTCCGGCCGCCGCAGGGGTCGTACGGATTCACGGCCGGTCCACCGAGAAGTGGTCGGCGGCCGAACTCGCGCTGCGCCGGGCGGTGTTGCCGCAGGCGGCGGCGCTGTCCTTCCCGTTCGCCGTCGAGGAGGTCGTCCGGATGGGCCGGGCGCCCTGGGCCGGTACGGAGCGGGAGGGCGAGGACGACGTGGCGGTGGCCGCGGCGATGGGGGCCGCCGAGGTGGCCGAGTTCGCCGTACGGCCGTTCTCGGCGCTCAGCGGCGGGGAGCGGGCCCGGGTGACGCCGGCCCGGGTGCTCGCCCAGCGGGCGCCGCTGCTGCTGCTCGACGAGCCGACCGCCGCGCTGGACCTGCGTCACCAGGAGCTGGTGCTGCGGGTGTGCCGGGAGCGGGCGCGGGCCGGGGACGCGGTGGTGGTCGTCCTGCACGATCTGGGGCTCGCGGCGGCGTACGCGCACCGGGTCGCGATCCTGAGCGCCGGGCGGGTGGTGGCGGACGGGCCGCCCGACCGGATTTTCGACGAGCGCGTGCTGTCGGAGGTCTACCGCCGGCCCATCGAGGTGTTTCCGCATCCGCGTACCGGAGCTGTCCTGATCTCGCCGGTCCGGCACTCTTGA
- a CDS encoding PhzF family phenazine biosynthesis protein codes for MTDYDVLRVFCAPNGGYGNELGVVREGSVMPERSERQAFAAKLGFSETVFVDDPERGIIDIYTPTLRLPFAGHPCVGTAWLLDVPELVTPAGLVGARLDGEFSWIEARAEWVPARTLRRYGSAAEVDALEVPPKGEWIYAWAWEDEAAGRVRARAFPGRDDGIAEDEATGAAALLLTDQLGRALNITQGKGSQILTAPQPMGWVEVGGRVFLER; via the coding sequence GTGACTGACTACGACGTACTCCGCGTCTTCTGCGCCCCCAACGGGGGATACGGCAACGAACTGGGCGTGGTCCGTGAGGGCTCCGTCATGCCGGAGCGGAGCGAGCGGCAGGCGTTCGCGGCGAAACTCGGCTTCAGCGAGACCGTGTTCGTCGACGATCCCGAGCGCGGGATCATCGACATCTACACGCCCACCCTGCGCCTGCCCTTCGCCGGCCACCCCTGCGTCGGTACGGCCTGGCTGCTCGACGTGCCGGAACTGGTCACACCGGCCGGGCTGGTGGGGGCACGGCTGGACGGGGAGTTCAGCTGGATCGAGGCGCGGGCGGAGTGGGTACCGGCGCGGACGCTGCGACGGTACGGGTCGGCCGCGGAGGTCGACGCGCTGGAGGTGCCGCCGAAGGGGGAGTGGATCTACGCGTGGGCCTGGGAGGACGAGGCCGCGGGCCGGGTTCGGGCCCGCGCCTTCCCCGGGCGTGACGACGGGATCGCCGAGGACGAGGCGACGGGGGCGGCGGCGCTGTTGCTCACGGACCAGCTGGGCCGGGCGCTCAACATCACGCAGGGCAAGGGGTCGCAGATACTCACGGCGCCGCAGCCGATGGGGTGGGTGGAGGTCGGGGGCCGGGTGTTCCTGGAACGCTGA
- a CDS encoding biliverdin-producing heme oxygenase: protein MDSFSTVIRTASHEQHVEAETSTFMGDLLGGRLGVEAYARYTEQLWFVYEALEAGAHRLVPDPVAGPFVQPELMRLTALEKDLAHLRGPDWRTTLTALPATRAYAERVAECAREWPAGYVAHHYTRYLGDLSGGQIIRDRAEKTWGFARKGDGVRFYVFEEITNPAAFKRGYRELLDRAGTAVDELERQRVVAECKRAFALNTGVFRALGEEFPLSA from the coding sequence ATGGACTCCTTCTCGACAGTCATCCGCACCGCGTCCCACGAACAGCACGTGGAGGCGGAGACCTCGACGTTCATGGGCGACCTGCTCGGCGGCAGGCTCGGCGTGGAGGCGTACGCGCGCTACACCGAGCAGCTGTGGTTCGTGTACGAGGCCCTGGAGGCCGGCGCGCACCGGCTGGTGCCGGACCCGGTGGCGGGCCCCTTCGTCCAGCCCGAGCTGATGCGGCTGACGGCACTGGAGAAGGACCTGGCGCATCTGCGCGGCCCCGACTGGCGTACGACGCTCACCGCGCTGCCCGCGACACGGGCGTACGCGGAACGGGTCGCGGAGTGCGCCCGGGAGTGGCCGGCCGGCTACGTCGCCCACCACTACACGCGCTACCTCGGGGACCTCTCGGGGGGCCAGATCATCCGCGACAGGGCCGAGAAGACCTGGGGCTTCGCACGCAAGGGCGACGGCGTCCGCTTCTACGTGTTCGAGGAGATCACCAACCCGGCCGCCTTCAAGCGCGGCTACCGCGAACTGCTGGACCGGGCGGGCACCGCGGTGGACGAGCTGGAGAGACAGCGAGTGGTCGCGGAGTGCAAGCGGGCGTTCGCACTGAACACGGGCGTCTTCCGCGCCCTGGGCGAGGAGTTCCCCCTGTCCGCGTGA
- the map gene encoding type I methionyl aminopeptidase yields MSGQSLLVPGELSPIRSVPGNIRRPEYVGKPAPTPYTGAEVQTPETIEAMRTAGRIAARAMAEAAKLIAPGVTTDELDRVAHDYMCDHGAYPSTLGYRGFPKSLCTSVNEVICHGIPDSTVLRDGDIVNLDVTAYIGGVHGDNNATYLVGDVDEESRLLVERTRESLDRAIKAVRPGRQINIIGRVIESYAKRFGYGVVRDFTGHGINSSFHSGLIVPHYDSPHATTIIQPGMTFTIEPMLTLGSYDYDMWDDGWTVVTKDRKRTAQFEHTLVVTDTGAEILTLP; encoded by the coding sequence ATGTCTGGCCAGTCACTGCTCGTACCAGGGGAGCTCTCTCCCATCCGTTCCGTGCCCGGGAACATCCGTCGCCCCGAGTACGTCGGCAAGCCCGCGCCGACCCCGTACACCGGGGCGGAGGTGCAGACGCCCGAGACGATCGAGGCGATGCGGACCGCCGGGCGGATCGCCGCGCGGGCGATGGCGGAGGCCGCGAAGCTCATCGCGCCCGGTGTGACCACCGACGAGCTGGACCGGGTGGCGCACGACTACATGTGCGACCACGGCGCCTATCCGTCCACCCTCGGCTACCGCGGCTTCCCCAAGTCGCTGTGCACGTCCGTCAACGAGGTCATCTGTCACGGCATCCCCGACTCCACGGTTCTGCGGGACGGGGACATCGTCAACCTCGACGTGACGGCGTACATCGGCGGGGTGCACGGCGACAACAACGCGACGTACCTGGTCGGGGACGTCGACGAGGAGTCCCGGCTGCTGGTGGAGCGCACCCGTGAGTCCCTGGACCGGGCGATCAAGGCGGTCAGGCCGGGACGCCAGATCAACATCATCGGCCGGGTCATCGAGTCGTACGCCAAGCGCTTCGGCTACGGCGTCGTCCGGGACTTCACCGGGCACGGCATCAACTCGTCGTTCCACTCCGGGCTGATCGTCCCGCACTACGACAGTCCGCACGCCACGACGATCATCCAGCCCGGCATGACCTTCACCATCGAGCCGATGCTGACGCTGGGTTCGTACGACTACGACATGTGGGACGACGGCTGGACCGTCGTCACGAAGGACCGCAAGCGCACTGCCCAGTTCGAGCACACGCTCGTGGTGACGGACACGGGCGCGGAGATCCTGACTCTGCCGTAG
- a CDS encoding MFS transporter: MTSLLRALLPDLSPWRASADFRKLWLSGLITNFGSFLTFVALPVQMKELTGSAAAVGAIGAVELVPLIVFGLYGGALADAADKRKLILWTEAGQGVLCAVLLVNAVLPEPLVWPLYVVAALTSALGSVQRPALDSLMPRVVAHEQLPAAASLNSLRWTVGGVAGPALAGVVVAYAGLGWAYAVDLVTFAVSLLFVVGLASSPASHEAVKPSLRSIAEGARYAWNRKELLGTYAVDLAAMFLAMPLAVLPFLADELDAEWSLGLMYAAIPAGSLLVSLTSGWTSRVHRHGRMVVLGAAGWGLAIAVSGIVGNVWLVLLCLLLGGCFDMVSGIFRGAMWNQTIPDELRGRLAGIELLSYSVGPQLGQVRAGGVAAWRGVRASMWSGGLACVAGVGLLALCLPGLMRYDVRTNEHALRLRKQRESATGLAATP, encoded by the coding sequence GTGACCTCCCTCCTCCGTGCTCTCCTCCCCGATCTCTCTCCCTGGCGGGCCTCCGCGGATTTCCGGAAGCTCTGGCTGTCGGGGCTGATCACCAACTTCGGGAGTTTCCTGACCTTCGTCGCGCTGCCGGTGCAGATGAAGGAGCTGACCGGGTCGGCCGCCGCGGTCGGGGCGATCGGGGCCGTGGAGCTGGTCCCGTTGATCGTGTTCGGGCTGTACGGCGGGGCACTGGCCGACGCGGCGGACAAGCGGAAGCTGATCCTGTGGACGGAGGCGGGGCAGGGGGTGCTGTGCGCCGTACTGCTCGTGAACGCGGTGCTGCCCGAGCCGCTGGTCTGGCCGCTGTACGTGGTCGCCGCGCTCACCTCCGCCCTCGGGTCGGTGCAGCGGCCGGCGCTCGACTCACTGATGCCTCGGGTCGTCGCCCATGAGCAGCTGCCGGCCGCCGCCTCGCTGAACTCGCTGCGCTGGACGGTCGGCGGAGTGGCGGGACCGGCTCTCGCCGGGGTGGTCGTGGCGTATGCGGGGCTCGGCTGGGCGTACGCCGTCGACCTGGTCACCTTCGCCGTGTCCCTGCTGTTCGTCGTGGGGCTCGCCTCCTCCCCCGCCTCCCACGAGGCCGTGAAGCCGTCGCTGCGGTCCATCGCGGAGGGCGCCCGGTACGCGTGGAACCGCAAGGAGCTCCTCGGGACGTACGCCGTCGACCTCGCCGCGATGTTCCTCGCGATGCCGCTGGCCGTGCTGCCGTTCCTCGCCGACGAGCTGGACGCCGAGTGGTCGCTCGGGCTGATGTACGCGGCGATCCCGGCCGGTTCCCTCCTCGTGAGTCTCACCAGCGGCTGGACCTCACGGGTGCACCGGCACGGCCGGATGGTCGTGCTCGGGGCGGCGGGGTGGGGGCTGGCGATCGCCGTTTCCGGGATCGTCGGCAATGTGTGGCTGGTGCTGCTGTGCCTGCTCCTCGGCGGCTGTTTCGACATGGTCAGCGGGATCTTCCGGGGCGCGATGTGGAACCAGACGATCCCGGACGAGCTGCGCGGACGCCTCGCCGGCATCGAGCTGCTCTCCTACTCGGTCGGCCCTCAGCTCGGCCAGGTCAGGGCCGGTGGCGTGGCCGCGTGGCGCGGGGTGCGGGCGTCCATGTGGTCGGGCGGGCTCGCGTGCGTGGCCGGGGTGGGGCTGCTGGCCCTGTGCCTGCCGGGCCTGATGCGGTACGACGTGCGGACGAACGAGCACGCGCTGCGCCTGCGGAAGCAGCGGGAGTCTGCGACAGGCCTGGCGGCAACCCCCTAG
- a CDS encoding sialidase family protein, which produces MTVVETSIPFWAGQEGYASYRIPAVVVTHAGTVLAFCEGRVDSASDHGHIDIVLKRSTDGGRTWGPLTVAANNGVNLAGNPAPVVLDTGRILLVYVRASGSVTEKDILLGNVPAAEGRRVWVRHSDDDGVTWSSSVEITAQVKNPEWRWYATTPGHAIQLSTGRVVVAANHTIPPTGADLGNEARYNSGHCLLSDDRGETWRIGYLDENTNGYINVNETTAAELPDGRVYFNTRNDSPSPGNRADAHSTDGGQTLVKPFRPQAGLPAPVCQASVLQLRDPDLLLFSGPADPAARALMTIRVSTDGGTTWRPAHTVNGLPAAYSDLVRVDADTVGLLFETGDFGPYERIPFRRVPVTQLT; this is translated from the coding sequence ATGACAGTCGTGGAGACAAGCATTCCCTTCTGGGCAGGCCAGGAGGGCTATGCGAGTTACCGCATCCCGGCCGTCGTCGTCACCCACGCCGGCACCGTGCTCGCCTTCTGCGAGGGCCGGGTCGACTCCGCCTCGGACCACGGTCACATCGACATCGTGCTGAAGCGGTCCACGGACGGCGGCCGAACCTGGGGCCCGCTCACCGTCGCCGCCAACAACGGCGTCAACCTCGCCGGCAACCCCGCCCCCGTCGTCCTCGACACCGGCCGCATCCTGCTCGTGTACGTCCGCGCCTCGGGTTCGGTCACCGAGAAGGACATCCTGCTCGGCAACGTGCCGGCCGCGGAAGGACGCCGCGTCTGGGTGCGCCACAGCGACGACGACGGCGTCACCTGGTCCTCCTCCGTGGAGATCACCGCCCAGGTGAAGAACCCGGAGTGGCGCTGGTACGCCACCACCCCCGGCCACGCCATCCAGCTGAGCACCGGCCGGGTCGTCGTCGCCGCCAACCACACGATCCCGCCCACCGGGGCGGACCTGGGCAACGAGGCCCGCTACAACAGCGGCCACTGTCTGCTCAGCGACGACCGCGGCGAGACCTGGCGCATCGGGTACCTCGACGAGAACACCAACGGCTACATCAACGTCAACGAGACCACCGCGGCCGAACTCCCCGACGGCCGCGTCTACTTCAACACCCGCAACGACTCCCCGTCCCCCGGCAACCGCGCCGACGCCCACTCCACGGACGGCGGCCAGACCCTCGTCAAACCCTTCCGCCCGCAGGCCGGCCTGCCCGCCCCCGTCTGCCAGGCCAGCGTGCTCCAGCTCCGCGACCCCGACCTGCTCCTCTTCTCCGGCCCCGCCGACCCCGCCGCCCGCGCCCTGATGACCATCCGGGTCTCCACCGACGGCGGCACCACCTGGCGCCCGGCGCACACGGTGAACGGCCTGCCCGCCGCCTACTCCGACCTCGTCCGCGTCGACGCCGACACCGTCGGGCTCCTCTTCGAGACCGGCGACTTCGGCCCGTACGAAAGGATCCCCTTCCGCCGGGTCCCCGTGACCCAGCTCACCTGA
- the npdG gene encoding NADPH-dependent F420 reductase codes for MTSTDSAQTPAESPSGTPAKAPVKDPWDLPDVSGLVVGVLGGTGPQGKGLAYRLARAGQKVIIGSRAADRAQAAADELGHGVEGADNAETARRSDIVIVAVPWDGHGKTLESLREELAGKLVVDCVNPLGFDKKGAYALKPEEGSAAEQAAALLPDSRVTAAFHHLSAVLLQDPAIEEIDTDVMVLGEERADVEIVQALAGRIPGMRGVFAGRLRNAHQVESLVANLISVNRRYKAHAGLRVTDI; via the coding sequence ATGACCTCTACCGACAGTGCACAGACCCCGGCCGAGAGCCCTTCCGGAACCCCCGCGAAGGCGCCCGTGAAGGACCCCTGGGACCTTCCCGACGTCTCCGGGCTCGTCGTCGGCGTGCTCGGCGGGACCGGGCCGCAGGGCAAGGGCCTCGCCTACCGGCTCGCCAGGGCCGGGCAGAAGGTGATCATCGGGTCGCGCGCCGCCGACCGCGCCCAGGCCGCCGCCGACGAACTCGGCCACGGCGTCGAGGGCGCCGACAACGCCGAGACCGCGCGCCGCAGCGACATCGTGATCGTCGCCGTGCCCTGGGACGGACACGGCAAGACCCTCGAATCCCTGCGCGAGGAACTGGCCGGCAAGCTCGTCGTCGACTGCGTCAACCCGCTCGGCTTCGACAAGAAGGGCGCGTACGCGCTGAAGCCGGAGGAGGGCAGCGCCGCCGAACAGGCCGCCGCCCTGCTGCCGGACTCCCGGGTCACGGCCGCCTTCCACCACCTGTCGGCCGTACTGCTCCAGGACCCGGCGATCGAGGAGATCGACACGGACGTGATGGTCCTCGGCGAGGAGCGCGCGGACGTGGAGATCGTGCAGGCCCTCGCGGGCCGTATCCCCGGCATGCGCGGGGTCTTCGCGGGCCGGCTGCGCAATGCCCACCAGGTCGAGTCGCTGGTGGCCAACCTGATCTCCGTGAACCGCCGCTACAAGGCCCACGCGGGCCTGCGCGTCACCGACATCTGA
- a CDS encoding site-2 protease family protein produces MTTATTRNSDRRISPVFVGILAVTAVTGWATWTGFAEQPGVAVFLFVTSAWIVSLCLHEYAHARTALHGGDITVGAKGYLTLNPLKYTHALLSIVLPVIFVIMGGIGLPGGAVFIERNRIHGRWKHSLISAAGPLTNVLFAVVCAAPFFLDALDGVPTGFRFALAFLALLQVTAAILNSLPVPGLDGYGVIEPWLSYNIKRQVEPFAPFGLLFVFAVLWIPSVNGAFFDGIDTVLRGLGINELDTYCGQELYRFWQGTNEFCGVS; encoded by the coding sequence ATGACCACCGCCACCACCCGCAACAGCGACCGGCGGATCAGCCCGGTCTTCGTCGGGATCCTGGCCGTCACGGCGGTCACGGGCTGGGCCACCTGGACGGGGTTCGCCGAGCAGCCCGGTGTCGCCGTGTTCCTGTTCGTGACGTCCGCGTGGATCGTGTCCCTGTGCCTGCACGAGTACGCGCACGCGCGCACCGCGTTGCACGGGGGCGACATCACCGTGGGCGCCAAGGGGTACCTCACCCTCAATCCGCTCAAGTACACGCACGCCCTGCTCAGCATCGTGCTGCCGGTGATCTTCGTGATCATGGGCGGGATCGGGCTGCCGGGCGGTGCCGTCTTCATCGAGCGCAACCGCATCCACGGCCGCTGGAAGCACAGTCTGATCTCGGCCGCCGGTCCGCTGACGAACGTCCTGTTCGCGGTGGTGTGCGCGGCCCCGTTCTTTCTGGACGCGCTGGACGGCGTACCCACCGGGTTCCGGTTCGCGCTCGCCTTCCTGGCGCTGCTGCAGGTCACGGCGGCGATCCTGAACTCCCTGCCGGTGCCCGGTCTCGACGGCTACGGGGTCATCGAGCCCTGGCTGTCGTACAACATCAAGCGGCAGGTGGAGCCGTTCGCGCCGTTCGGTCTGCTCTTCGTGTTCGCGGTGCTGTGGATCCCGTCCGTGAACGGCGCGTTCTTCGACGGGATCGACACGGTGCTGCGCGGTCTGGGGATCAACGAGCTCGACACGTACTGCGGTCAGGAGCTGTACCGCTTCTGGCAGGGGACGAACGAGTTCTGCGGGGTCAGCTGA
- a CDS encoding AfsR/SARP family transcriptional regulator, translated as MRYRILGTTQALRPDGTFVPVGGARLRALLTVFALRPGRTVPAGVLVEEVWNGDAPADATAALQALVGRLRRALGPDTIASAEGGYRLCAAPDDVDLHRFGRLADEGTRALADGDPAKAAAVLDDALALWHGPALADLPDRTAEAARWETRRLDTRRARLTAALALGAAEQSLPELTALCDSHPLDEPLQALRLRALRDAGRPAQALAAYEDVRRLLADRLGADPGPELRSLQTELLNPDRVPEGAWGATAPASRGAVANLAGAAPARGGPAGRSPRPDVPSGPPRTPPSSPPPGNLRARLTSFVGREADIEAIRGDIATARLVTLLGPGGAGKTRLSQEAAEAVRDGTRETTGDDRTWGGTREGSRDRSRDAAPDGVWLAELAPVVDPDAVPEAVLTAVGARETVLRGAGAEELRAASAERHDDPLVRLTEHCANRRMLILLDNCEHVVDAAAQLVAELLARCPGVTVLATSREPLGVPGELVRPVEPLPEPVALRLLADRGAAARPGFRVEDDPEAAAEICRRLDGLPLAIELAAARLRMLSLRQIADRLDDRFRLLTSGSRTVLPRQQTLRAVVDWSWDLLDTDERDVLRRLSVFAGGCDLPAAEAVCGPVAFEALGSLVDKSLVVAAPSDENGAGAMRYRLLETVAEYAGERLDEAGVRPEAERAHLIYFRELARTTDPLLRGPGQLAALDVFQRESENIRAALRHAVTAGDEQEAICLVLSASWYWQMRDLRLAGRNWSREVMNLGPDPFTLPVRPAQPVWERSTNTPPPWHGELLEEARRGVHLIHLASMDMELEAWQTPEARQKLRAITQVYEPGTPQTCRHPGLLWFYAVMLTRDMERLSVIVSESVRTCRDAAPGYEWELAACLQLRANVLANRSDWAGDATRDADESLEIFRRLGDAWGAAEALSARGEARERKAEYAAAATDFQDAMELAEQLGARSQKTVLAARLGNVFLEAGRNEEGEQLLREVIEKADGMVNEAMPAARLFLAAWLGVTDRASEAREQLRLLRAEFRASSFVVFDAFILGAESWLDVVEGHYEEALVKARQAVTRADDELSIAIAPHMRPTLLTTSAAALVGLDPARAHDAARCLGAADALLPPGHVSGHVEREVRARSVRAVRDVLGDEAYEAAYAEGGRLSAGEATALI; from the coding sequence GTGCGCTACCGCATCCTCGGCACCACCCAGGCACTCCGTCCCGACGGCACCTTCGTCCCGGTCGGCGGCGCGCGGCTGCGCGCCCTGCTGACCGTCTTCGCCCTGCGGCCCGGCCGGACCGTGCCCGCGGGCGTCCTGGTGGAGGAGGTGTGGAACGGGGACGCGCCCGCCGACGCGACGGCCGCGCTACAGGCACTGGTCGGCCGGCTGCGCCGGGCGCTCGGCCCGGACACCATCGCCTCGGCCGAGGGCGGCTACCGGCTGTGCGCCGCTCCGGACGACGTCGACCTGCACCGTTTCGGACGGCTCGCCGACGAGGGCACGCGCGCGCTCGCCGACGGCGACCCCGCCAAGGCCGCCGCCGTCCTCGACGACGCCCTCGCCCTGTGGCACGGCCCGGCCCTCGCCGACCTCCCCGACCGCACCGCCGAGGCGGCCCGCTGGGAGACCCGCCGGCTGGACACGCGCCGCGCCCGCCTCACCGCCGCCCTGGCCCTGGGCGCCGCGGAACAGTCACTGCCCGAACTCACCGCCCTGTGCGACAGCCACCCCCTGGACGAGCCCCTCCAGGCCCTCCGCCTGCGCGCCCTGCGCGACGCGGGCCGCCCGGCCCAGGCCCTGGCCGCGTACGAGGACGTACGCCGACTGCTGGCGGACCGGCTCGGCGCGGACCCCGGGCCTGAACTTCGGTCGCTGCAAACGGAGTTGCTGAATCCTGACCGAGTACCCGAAGGCGCGTGGGGCGCGACCGCCCCCGCCTCCCGCGGCGCCGTCGCGAACCTTGCGGGCGCGGCTCCCGCGCGGGGCGGCCCGGCCGGCCGTTCACCCCGGCCCGACGTGCCCTCCGGCCCGCCCCGCACCCCGCCCTCGTCGCCGCCCCCGGGCAACCTGCGCGCCCGCCTCACCTCCTTCGTCGGCCGGGAGGCGGACATCGAGGCCATCCGGGGGGACATCGCGACGGCCCGGCTCGTGACCCTGCTCGGGCCCGGCGGGGCCGGAAAGACACGACTGTCGCAGGAGGCCGCCGAAGCCGTACGGGACGGGACGCGGGAAACCACGGGAGACGACCGGACGTGGGGCGGGACGCGCGAGGGGTCGCGGGACCGGTCGCGGGACGCGGCGCCGGACGGGGTGTGGCTGGCCGAACTCGCTCCCGTCGTCGACCCGGACGCCGTACCCGAAGCCGTACTCACCGCCGTCGGAGCCCGCGAGACCGTGCTGCGCGGAGCCGGCGCCGAGGAACTGCGCGCAGCCTCCGCCGAACGCCACGACGACCCCCTCGTACGCCTCACCGAGCACTGCGCCAACCGGCGGATGCTGATCCTCCTCGACAACTGCGAGCACGTCGTCGACGCCGCCGCGCAGCTCGTCGCGGAGCTGCTGGCACGCTGCCCGGGAGTCACCGTGCTCGCCACCAGCCGTGAACCCCTTGGCGTACCGGGGGAGTTGGTGCGTCCCGTCGAACCGCTGCCCGAGCCCGTCGCGCTACGGCTGCTCGCCGACCGCGGGGCAGCCGCCCGGCCCGGGTTCCGCGTCGAGGACGATCCGGAGGCCGCCGCCGAGATCTGCCGACGGCTCGACGGGCTGCCGCTCGCCATCGAACTGGCCGCCGCCCGGCTGCGGATGCTGTCGCTGCGGCAGATCGCCGACCGGCTCGACGACCGTTTCCGGCTGCTCACCTCCGGCAGCCGTACCGTCCTGCCCCGCCAGCAGACCCTGCGCGCCGTCGTCGACTGGTCCTGGGACCTGCTCGACACGGACGAACGGGACGTCCTGCGACGGCTGTCCGTCTTCGCGGGCGGCTGCGACCTCCCCGCCGCCGAAGCGGTGTGCGGGCCCGTCGCGTTCGAAGCGCTCGGCTCGCTCGTCGACAAGTCCCTTGTCGTGGCCGCCCCTTCGGACGAGAACGGCGCGGGCGCGATGCGCTACCGACTCCTGGAGACCGTCGCCGAGTACGCCGGGGAACGCCTCGACGAAGCGGGCGTCCGCCCCGAAGCGGAGCGCGCACACCTCATATACTTCCGCGAACTCGCCCGTACCACCGACCCGTTGCTGCGCGGCCCCGGCCAACTGGCCGCGCTGGACGTGTTCCAGCGGGAGAGCGAGAACATCCGCGCCGCCCTCCGCCACGCCGTCACCGCAGGCGACGAACAGGAGGCGATCTGCCTCGTCCTGTCGGCCTCCTGGTACTGGCAGATGCGCGATCTGCGTCTCGCCGGCCGCAACTGGTCCCGCGAGGTCATGAACCTCGGCCCTGACCCCTTCACCCTCCCCGTCCGCCCGGCCCAGCCCGTGTGGGAGCGCAGCACGAACACCCCGCCCCCCTGGCACGGCGAACTCCTCGAAGAGGCCCGGCGCGGCGTCCACCTCATCCATCTCGCCTCCATGGACATGGAGTTGGAGGCCTGGCAGACACCGGAGGCCCGGCAGAAACTGCGCGCCATCACCCAGGTCTACGAACCCGGCACACCACAGACCTGCCGCCACCCCGGCCTCCTCTGGTTCTACGCCGTCATGCTCACCCGCGACATGGAGCGGCTCAGCGTCATCGTCAGCGAGTCCGTGCGCACCTGCCGCGACGCCGCACCCGGCTACGAGTGGGAACTCGCCGCCTGTCTGCAACTGCGCGCCAACGTCCTCGCCAACCGCAGCGACTGGGCCGGTGACGCCACCCGCGACGCCGACGAGTCGCTGGAGATCTTCCGGCGCCTGGGAGACGCCTGGGGCGCCGCCGAGGCGCTCTCCGCACGCGGCGAGGCCCGTGAACGCAAGGCCGAGTACGCCGCCGCCGCCACCGACTTCCAGGACGCGATGGAACTGGCCGAACAACTCGGCGCCCGCTCCCAGAAGACCGTGCTCGCCGCCCGCCTCGGCAACGTCTTCCTGGAGGCGGGCCGGAACGAAGAGGGCGAACAGCTGCTGCGCGAGGTGATCGAGAAGGCGGACGGGATGGTCAACGAGGCCATGCCCGCCGCCCGGCTCTTCCTCGCGGCCTGGCTCGGCGTCACCGACCGGGCCTCCGAGGCGCGCGAGCAACTCCGTTTGCTGCGGGCGGAGTTCAGAGCCTCCTCGTTCGTCGTCTTCGACGCGTTCATCCTCGGCGCGGAGTCCTGGCTGGACGTCGTGGAAGGACATTACGAGGAGGCACTGGTCAAGGCGCGACAGGCGGTGACCCGTGCCGACGACGAGCTGTCCATCGCCATCGCCCCGCACATGCGCCCCACGCTGCTGACCACCAGTGCCGCCGCCCTCGTCGGCCTCGACCCCGCCCGCGCCCACGACGCCGCCCGCTGCCTGGGCGCCGCCGACGCCCTGCTGCCGCCCGGCCATGTCTCCGGACACGTGGAGCGCGAGGTCCGCGCCCGCTCCGTCCGCGCGGTGCGTGACGTGCTCGGCGACGAGGCGTACGAGGCCGCGTACGCGGAGGGCGGCCGACTCTCCGCGGGGGAGGCGACCGCCCTCATCTGA